A single region of the Sorghum bicolor cultivar BTx623 chromosome 7, Sorghum_bicolor_NCBIv3, whole genome shotgun sequence genome encodes:
- the LOC8073229 gene encoding xyloglucan endotransglucosylase/hydrolase protein 22 produces MWRQSSRAYCIASLAALCLSLAISPATSSDMADSVDMMWGNTQVLYDGAGRQMVSLSLDCWTTSAFRSKNKYLFGRFDIDIKLVPKDSAGTVTTIYLVTEGPWKYHDEIDLEFLGNTTGEPYTLHTNIYAKGKGDREMQYRLWFDPTEDFNTYSIIWNPHMILILVNGVPIRRMRNQMRDDTPFPLYQPMRLYASIWDADEWATQGGRIKTDWSHAPFTAFFRNYTANACVPNNKAWICGQESGDSSWFNQELDEEGQQKLNDVNAKNKIYDYCTDSRRFPNGYPPECGSQ; encoded by the exons ATGTGGCGGCAGTCATCTAGGGCTTACTGCATAGCCTCCCTAGCTGCTCTCTGTCTCAGCCTGGCTATCTCTCCAGCAACAAGCAGCGACATGGCTGATAGCGTTGACATGATGTGGGGCAACACACAGGTGCTCTATGACGGCGCCGGCCGCCAAATGGTGTCACTGTCCCTCGACTGCTGGACCACTTCTGCGTTCCGTTCCAAGAACAAGTACCTCTTTGGGAGGTTCGACATTGACATCAAGCTTGTCCCCAAGGACTCAGCCGGCACTGTTACCACAATATAT CTGGTGACAGAGGGGCCATGGAAATACCATGACGAGATTGACCTTGAGTTCCTGGGGAACACCACTGGTGAACCATACACCCTGCACACTAACATCTATGCAAAAGGGAAAGGTGACCGAGAGATGCAGTATCGTCTTTGGTTCGATCCTACTGAAGACTTCAACACCTACTCCATCATATGGAACCCGCATATGATCTT AATACTTGTTAACGGCGTACCAATCCGGCGGATGAGGAATCAGATGAGGGATGATACTCCCTTCCCACTGTATCAGCCTATGAGGTTGTATGCCAGCATCTGGGACGCTGACGAATGGGCGACCCAGGGCGGACGCATCAAAACTGACTGGTCGCATGCGCCCTTCACAGCCTTCTTCCGGAACTACACCGCCAACGCTTGTGTCCCAAACAATAAGGCCTGGATCTGCGGCCAGGAATCTGGTGATAGCAGTTGGTTCAACCAGGAGTTGGATGAGGAGGGGCAGCAAAAACTGAATGATGTCAATGCTAAAAACAAGATATATGACTACTGCACTGACTCCAGGAGGTTTCCTAATGGATACCCTCCAGAATGTGGGTCACAGTAG